GTATAATCCCGGTGGACGCTTGCCGGTCACTTTCTATAAGGATGTGAATCAATTGCCGGACTTTGAAGACTATTCCATGAAGGGGCGTACCTATCGATATATGCAACAGCAACCACTTTTCCCATTCGGTCATGGGCTGAGTTATACTACGTTTACTTATGGAGAAGCTAAATTGAGCAAGAATACAATCGCCAAAGGTGAAAATGTAGTATTGACTATTCCGGTAAGCAATGTCGGGCAACGTGATGGAGAAGAGGTGGTTCAGGTTTATTTGAGACGTCCGGGTGATAAGGAAGGCCCCCGTTATACCTTGCGTGCTTTCAAACGCGTTCATATTCCGGCAGGGAAAACTGAATCAGTAGCTATTCCTCTTACTGGTGTGAACTTTGAATGGTTTGATGCAGAGTCGAATACGATGCGTCCGTTGGAAGGTACTTATGAATTACTGTATGGAGGAACTTCTGATAGAAATAAGTTGAAAACGATTGTAATGAACGTACAGTAATACCACTTTGGAATTTTGTTTATTGTTACAGATAGACAATCCGGATTTATTTATTGAATGAATAAAGAAAGAACGACCTTGTTCCTTTAAAAGGAACGGGTCGTTTCTTTTAAACCAAGCCCCCGTTTCTTTTAAACCAACGGGGACTTTCTTTTAAAGGAAAATGAGTATTTGCTAATTCTTGATATTCAGCATTTTACATGATGGAAGATAAAAGTACTGAAATAATAGGTAATGTAGTTATTTATCTTACCATTTTTCTGTTTTGGGGCTTTTTGTTACATCAGAAAAGAAGAATGTTACATGTCTGTGATAAATGTAACTTGTATATAGATGCCTGTATCATGTTTGTACATATATGATAAAACCGAATCGATACATTTGCAAACACTACTATGGAACAGAAAATTATAGAAAATAAAAAGTGATAATATGAGAACATTAAAATTGATTTTGTCGGGCTGGCAATCCGTGGGTCTTGTCGTATTTTTTATGCTGTTTTTTAATATGGAGGTGAGTGGCAAGGGTAAAATAACGAAAAATGCTCCTGTCTTTACGCAATTTATTTATCAGGGGGAGGATGCTATTTATCAAAACAATCCTTTAAAGCCGGGTGAGTTCTATAATCCTATTTTGCAGGGTTGCTATCCCGATCCGAGTATAACGCGGAAAGGGAATGATTATTATTTAGTGTGCTCATCTTTTGCTATGTTTCCCGGGGTGCCTATTTTCCATTCTAATGATCTGGTCAACTGGAAACAAATCGGTCATGTGCTGGACAGAACGTCACAATTAAAGGTTGAAGATTGTGGTATTAGTGCTGGTGTATATGCTCCTGCTATAAGATATAATCCCAATAATGATACGTTTTATATGATAACCACTCAATTCTCAGGTGGCTTTGGAAATATGGTGGTAAAGACAAAGAATCCGGAGAATGGCTGGAGTGATCCGGTCAAACTACAATTTGAAGGCATTGATCCTTCTCTTTTCTTTGATGATAATGGCAAGGCATACGTGGTACATAATGATGCTCCTGCTAAAGCAAACGAGCGTTACTCGGGACACCGTGTCATAAAAATATGGGATTATGATGTGGAGAATGATAAAGTGGTTCCGGGAACGGACCGGATCATTGTAAACGGTGGCGTCAATATAGAAGAAAAGCCGATATGGATTGAAGCTCCTCATATCTATAAAAAAGATGGACGCTACTATTTAATGTGTGCCGAAGGAGGAACCGGAGGCTGGCATAGCGAAGTCATTTTTGTAAGTGATCATCCGAAAGGACCTTATCTTCCGGCAAATAATAATCCTATTTTAACTCAACGTTATTTTCCTGCAAATCGGACGGATAAAGTAGACTGGGCTGGTCATGCAGATTTAGTGGAGGGACCCGACGGAAAATATTATGGTGTATTTTTAGGAATACGCCCCAATGAGAAGAACAGAGTGAATACCGGACGCGAAACTTTTATTCTTCCGGTGGACTGGAGCGGAACATTTCCCGTTTTCGAGAATGGGCTTATCCCTATGAAACCTACATTGAAGATGCCTTCGGGAGTAGAGAACCAAACAGGGAAAAACGGTTATTTGCCTAGTGGTAACTTTGTCTTTAAGGATGATTTCTCCGATAAGACATTAGATTTTAGATGGATCGGTCTTAGAGGTCCTCGTGAAGATTTCGTTGATATGACCGATAAAGGGTTGCGGATCATCCCTTTTACCTCAAATATCAATGAAGTGAAACCTACTTCTACCTTGTTCTATCGTCAGCAGCATAATCAATTTACAGCGGCAGCGACCATGGAGTACAAACCGAAAAATGAGAAAGATTTTGCTGGTATAACATGTTATCAGAATGAAAGATATCACTATGTCTTCGGTATTACTAAAAAGGGAAAAGACTATTACCTGATGCTGCAAAGAACCGAAAAAGGACAAGCGAGTGTCCTGGGTGAGGTGAAGATAGAAACAGAGAAACCTGTGACACTGCAAGTAGCAGCTAATGGAGATAATTATCGTTTTAATTATTCGATTGATGGCAAGGGTTTCATAAATTTAGGAGGAACCGTTTCCGGCGATATTCTTTCTACTAATGAGGCTGGTGGCTTTACAGGAACAATGATCGGACTGTATGCAACATCTGTTGGTAATTAGAAACCTTATTATTCTATAATTATGAAAAAGGAGCTTATACGGAAATTCCAATCTCTTGGAATAATGCATCTCGTAAATTGACGATAGGGGCAAGAAAAGGTGCGTATGAGGGAATGTTGAAGAACCGTAAGTTTACTGTAACCCTTCAGGACGGGACTCAAAAAAGCGTTGATTATAGTGGGAAGGCAGTTTCTGTAAAGTTTTGATTGTAATAGAATGTGTGATTATGTCAGTAGAAAAGAATCTGAAAAGTAGAAATATGATGAAGTCTTTTATAGTAATGGCTATGCTATTGGGGAGTAGCGTTGCAAGTGCAGAAAATAAACAGATAACAAGTCCTGATGGGAAGCTGGTAGTAACAGTCTCAGATATGGATGGAAGACCCTCTTATTCTGTTAGTTATGACAATGTTCTCTTTTTGAAGCCATCTCCATTGGGGATTATTGCAAATATTGGAGATTTTTCATCGGGGATGTCGCTGGAAAAGAATGTTTCAACAAATAAAATAGATGAAACATACGAGTTGGCTTCTATTAAGCAGAACAAGGTTCGTTATGTGGCCAATGAAGCTGTATTTTCGTTTACACAACAAGGGAAAACAATTTATGATGTTATATTCCGCATAAGTAATAACGATGTTGCTTTTAAATATAAGATGTATCCGCAAGGTGAGACACTAAGTTGCGTGGTTAAGCAAGAAGTTACAGGATTTGCGTTTCCTGACGGAACCACCACTTTCCTTTGTCCGCAAAGTAAACCGATGGGGGGATTTGCCCGTACTTCTCCAAGTTATGAGACGTCTTATACGGTAGATGATGCCGCAGGGAAAAATGGCTGGGGAGAAGGATACACATTTCCCTGCTTGTTCCGTAATGGAGATAACGGTTGGGTGCTTGTTTCCGAAACGGGAGTAAATGGTGGATATTGTGCGAGCCGTCTGTTGGGACACAAAGAAGGAACGTATACAATCGGATTTCCGCAAGAAGGTGAAGCAAATGGGAATGGTACGGTTTCTCCGGGGATAGCGTTGCCGGGCGAGACGCCTTGGCGTACTATTACTGTGGGCAAGACTTTGGCTCCAATAGTGGAGACAACGGTTCCTTTTGATGTTGTAAAACCGCTTTATCCTGCAAAAGGAGAGTATACGTATGGCAGGGGTTCATGGAGCTGGATTATCGGTATGGATGGAAGTACTAATTATAAAGAGCAACTCCGGTATATTGATTTCTCGGCAGCAATGGGCTATCAGTCTGTGTTGGTGGATGCTTTGTGGGATAAGCAAATAGGACGTGATAAAATTGAAGAATTGGCTAAATATGGGAAGGATAAAGGGGTAGCTCTTTATTTGTGGTATAATTCGAATGGGTATTGGAATGATGCTCCGCAAACTCCGAGGGGTATGATGGATAATGCGATAGCTAGACGTAAGGAGATGAAATGGATGCAAAGCATTGGTATCCGTGGAATAAAAGTTGACTTTTTCGGAGGTGACAAGCAAATGACTATGCAGTTGTATGAGGATATTTTGTCGGATGCAAACGAGTATGGCCTTTTAGTTATTTTCCATGGATGTACTTTGCCTCGTGGCTGGGAACGTATGTATCCTAACTTCGCATCGAGTGAGGCTGTATTGGCTAGTGAAAATCTTCATTTCTCTCAAGGCAGTTGTGATAATGAGGCCTTTAATGCCACCCTGCATCCGTTTATTCGTAACACTGTAGGTAGCATGGATTTTGGAGGTAGTGCATTGAACAAATATTATAATGCGGATAATGCTCCACGGGGAAGCCGGCGGGTGACATCAGATGTCTACGCACTGGCTACGGCGGTTCTATTTCAGAGCCCGGTACAACATTTCGCTTTGGCACCGAATAATCTGACTGATGCTCCTGTGTGGGCTATTGATTTTATGAAAGAGGTTCCAACGACTTGGGGCGAGGTACGTTTCATTGACGGTTATCCTGGTAAATACGTTATTCTTGCCCGTCGTCATGGCGACAAATGGTATATTGCCGGAGTAAATGCGCAGAAGGAAACACTGAAACTTAAAGTTAATTTGCCGATGTTCTCCAATGGAGAAAAGGTGAGACTATTCAGTGATGATAAGGCATTGCAGGGTGGTGTGAAACAAATAGAAATAGGAAAGATACAAGAATTACAATTGGCTATTCCTTGCAATGGTGGAGTATTAATAACCAAATAACCATTTTAAATAAAAGAATATGAGAAACTTTAAATTTTTAGGCGTGTCGTTTTTGTTGGCAATCACTGCCGCTACTTCAGGAACTGCACAAAATCCTATTATACAAACAAAATATACTGCCGATCCGGCTCCGATGGTATATAACGATACCGTTTTCCTTTATACAACCCATGATGAGGATGATGCCGAAGGATTCAAAATGTTGGACTGGTTGCTTTATACCTCCACTGATATGGTGAATTGGACCGATCACGGAGCGGTCGCTTCTCTGAAGAGTTTTGATTGGGTGAAACGTGATAATGGTGCCTGGGCAGAACAGGTCATCGAACGTAATGGCAAGTTTTACATGTATTGCCCGATTCACGGTAATGGTATTGGCGTATTGGTATCCGACTCTCCTTACGGTCCTTTTAAAGACCCTTTGAATAAACCATTAGTTTGGCAAAAAGAGCATTGGGATGATATTGACCCTACCGTATTTATTGATGATGACGGACAAGCGTATATGTATTGGGGCAATCCGAATGTTTATTATGTGAAACTGAATGAAGATATGATTTCATATTCGGGGGAAATAGTCAAATTGGCTGATAAACCGGAACATTATCAGGAAGGTCCGTGGGTATATAAACGTAACGGTCATTATTATATGGCTTTTGCTTCTACTTGTTGTCCGGAAGGGATTGGCTATGCTATGAGCGACAAAGCTACCGGACCATGGAGTACAAAAGGATATATTATGCGTCCAACGGAAAGAACCAGAGGAAATCATCCCGGAATTATTGATTATAAAGGCAGTTCTTATGTGTTCGGCCTAAATTATGATTTGCTTCATCTGGAGACTTTCGACCATAAAGAACGTCGTTCGGTATCTGTTGCAAAAATGCATTATAATCCGGATGGAACCATTAAGGAAGTTCCTTATTGGCAGGAGACGAAACTGGAACAGATTGAAAACTTTAATCCTTACCGTAGAGTGGAAGCCGAAACGATGGCTTGGGGATATGGTCTGAAAGCTGAAAATCATAAGAATGGTGGTTTGTATATAACCGATATTGATGATAATGAATATCTGTGTGTGCGTGGTGTCGACTTTGGCAAGAAGGGAGCAAAGAAATTCAGTGTAAGCGCAGCTTGTGTTGAAAAAGGCGGAATGATAGAAATTCGTCTGGACAGCACGGAAGGTCCGGTAATAGGCTGTGTCAGTATATCACCAACAGGAGGACTGGATATATATAAACAGATGTCATGCCGGATAAAGAATGCAAAGGGGGTACATGATCTTTATTTCTGCTTTAAAGGAGAGAAAGGAAACAAACTTTTCAATCTGGATTATTGGGAATTTGAATAGCTTTTATTCAAAAAAAAATAAGATTGTAATGTGCTTATAATCAGTGTAATTGTTTGGGTGTGCTACAAGGGGAAAGATAGATGTAACATTGAAAATGAAGATGTTATTTAGGAAAAGAAGCCCGTAACATAATTATGTTTGTAGTTTTATAAGCTGGCATATCTTTGCAGAAAAAGATCAGTAATTCATATTTGATTATAAAGAAAATAAGAGGTATTATGAAGAATACACAGGTAATACAATTAATGTCAATCGTCCGGCTCTCCATATTTATGTTGGGGATAACAATGATGTCATGTAACTCAAAGAAAGAACAACAATTACCGGTTATTGGAAAATCTGTGGCTCTCTTTGATTATTTTTCTTATAAAGGAAATGATGATTTTTATATTTCCAATCCTCTGTCAGATGAAGACTATTTCTATAATCCTATTTTGCCGGGATGGTATTCTGATCCTAGTGTTTGCACAAATGGAGAAGGTGATTATTTCCTGGTAACATCTACATTCACTTATTTCCCCGGTGTTCCTATTTTTCACAGCAAAGACTTGGTGAATTGGAAACAGATAGGGCATGTGTTGAACCGTGCTTCGCAATTAGTGAATATGGAAGGACAGAAAGTGAGTGGCGGTATTTTTGCTCCGGCTATTTCTTATAATCCGTATAACAAGACATATTATATGGTAACAACCAATGTCGGAGCCGGAAATTTCTTTGTTAAGACGCAAGACCCGTTTGGTGAATGGTCGGAACCCGTCATGTTGCCGGAGGTCGGAGGTATTGATCCTTCTTTCTTTTTTGATGAAGATGGTAAGGCATATATTGTTAATAATGATGAGGCTCCGGATAATAAACCTGAATATAGCGGACACCGTACTATACGCATACAAGAGTTTGATGTGAAAACAGATAAGACGATCGGTCCCCGTAAAATTCTTGTAAACAAAGGAGCTCAACCGGCAGACAAACCAATTTGGATAGAAGGCCCTCATTTATATAAGATAAATGGAAAGTATTTCTTGATGTCTGCTGAAGGTGGAACGGGGAACTGGCATTCGGAAGTGATTTTCCGTGCTGATTCTCCGATGGGTAAATATCTTCCATGGGAAAACAATCCGATCCTGACGCAAAGGCATTTGAATTCTGATCGTCCGAATTCAGTAACTTCTGCTGGCCATGCAGACTTGATTCAAACAAAGGAAGGTGATTGGTGGGCTGTTTTTCTGGCTTGTCGTCCTATTAATAATCAGTTTGAGAATTTGGGACGTGAAACATTTATGATGCCGGTGAAATGGAGTGAAGACGGTTTCCCGTACATGACTCAAGGTGATGATTTAGTACCTATGATTGTAAAACGTGAAGGTGTGAAACGCGATACGACAGTTACTTATGGTAATTTCGAGTTAATAGAGAATTTTGATTCTCCTATACTTGATATGACCTGGATGACTTTAAGAACTTCTGCTTCCGATCTATATTCTTTGTCGGAAACACCCGGATACCTGACCTTGAAGTGTGCAGATATTAGCGCTACGGAAAAGAAGACTCCGGCATTTGTCTGTCGTCGATTACAACATCATAAATTTGAGTGTGCTACTCGCATGTTGTTCAATCCTTCTGACGATAAGGAAACAGCCGGAATGCTGTTGTTTAAAGATGAGACGTATCAATATTTCTTCTGCTTGAATAAAGTGGGTGAGAATAAAAATATTTCTCTGAAACAAATCGGTGAAAAGGAACAGACTTTGGCTTCAGATGAAATAGACGCAAATACAAATGAAGTATATTTGAAATTAGTATCTCAAGGAATTGGTTATGATTTCTATTATTCTATTGATGGTGAAAAAAGCTGGAAACTGCTTTGTAAAGATGTAGATCCTAGTTATCTCTCTACTACAACGGCTGGTGGATTTACCGGTACTACAATCGGATTATACGCTACTTGCAAATAATTATTTTTTTTATATAAATCTAATACTAGTAACTATGGGTGGTATTTATAATGATAGCTAATGCAATTAAAAAAAGAATGATGATTAGAAAACAATGTAGTTAATTAACATCTTAAACTAATGGTAATGAAAAATGTAACGAAGAAAATTCAAAAGATTCCTTACTTGTTTCTCCTTATGTTGTTTAGTTTTGTAACAGCATCAGCACAAAAAGGGATAACGGTGAGGGGAACGGTTCTTGATAGTAATGGTGAGACAATCATTGGAGCCTCGGTAACTTTAAAAGGTAATAATTCCGTAGGTACGATCTCGGATATAGATGGAAACTTTGTATTGACCATACCCAATGAGAAGTCCACTCTTGTTGTTTCGTATGTAGGAATGAAGCCACAGGAAGTAAAAGTGGTTTCCAAAGGTCTTATTAAAGTGGTGTTGGAAGATGATACTAAACAACTGGAAGAAGTAGTAGTTGTAGGTTACGGACAACAGAAGAAAGCGAGTGTGGTAGGTGCTATCACGCAGACCACTGGAAAAGTATTGGAACGGGCGGCTGGTATTTCTGATATTGGTGCGGCGTTAACCGGTAACCTGCCGGGGGTTATAACGACTCAAAGTTCCGGTATGCCGGGTGAAGAAGAACCGAAAATCACAATACGTGGGACTAGTTCATGGAATAATAGTGACCCGTTGGTACTGGTGGATGGCATAGAACGTCCGATGAGCAGTGTGGATATTGCTTCTGTACAATCTATTTCTGTCTTGAAGGATGCTTCTGCAACTGCTGTTTATGGTGTGAAAGGTGCAAATGGTGTCATTTTGGTAACGACCAAACGCGGAACTGAGGGAGCTGCCCAAATAAACATAGCAGCCAATGCCACGATGAAGATACCTTCCAAGCTTCCTAACAAGTTGGATTCTTATGATGCTTTGATGGCGCGCAATATGGCTATTGAGCATGAGTTGAGCTTGTATCCGGATTCATGGTCGTACATAAAGCCGCAGGCAATAATTAATAAGTATCGTAATCCGGCAAATTTGGAAGAAGCGGAACGCTATCCGAATGTGGACTGGCAGGATGTATTGTTCAAAGACTATGCGATGTCCTACAATGCAAATGTGAATGTCAGCGGTGGAACTCGGTTTGTAAAATATTTCGCTTCTGTCGATTATGTGCATGAGGGGGACTTGTTCGATGTATTTGATAATGGGCGTGATTATAATTCCGGTTATGGATATGACAGAATTAATGTACGTAGTAATCTGGATTTTCAGATAACCAAGAGTACTGTTTTTAAGGTTAATGTAGCAGGCTCTAATGGATACAAGAAAACTCCTTATAATAATTCCAATTATGATAGTTCGGCCGACTGGTCGATTGCCCAGCAGTGGGCGGGGGCGTATAATATTGCTCCGGATGTATTCCTTCCCAAATATTCGGATGGTTCGTGGGGATATTATCCGAATATTTCGAATGTTACCAACTCTGCAGAGAATGTTTCATTGGGAGGTACGATGACTACCACTACTACACAGATAACAACTGACTTTGCATTGGAGCAGGATTTGAGCTTTATAACGAAAGGATTGAGTGCAAGGGCTATGGTTTCTTGGGATAATACTTTTGTAGAATGGAAGCGCGGTATCAATGACCTATATAACGACGCACAACATAAATGGATTAATCCGGATACAGGTGAGGTCAGTTATAAAAAGTCGTATGACAACAATACAGGTTTTGATTTTATGCAGGGTGTAATGTGGAATACGGAAGGTGGTGAAGTCAAGAATTGGGCGACACAGCGTAACCTTAATTATCAGGCACAATTAAATTGGGCCCGTAGTTTTGGAAAGCATAATGTTACCCTTATGGGATTGTTCAGTCGTCAGGAAACGGCTACAGGAAGTGAAATTCCTCACTATCGTGAAGACTGGGCATTCCGTACTACTTATAATTGGGCGGATCGGTATTTTATTGAATATAATGGTGCTTATAATGGTTCCGAGAAGTTCAGCAAAGAAAATCGTTTTGCATTCTTTAATTCCGGTGCTATCGGATGGATGGTTAGTGAAGAACCGTTTATGAAATTCTTGAAAGAACGCAGAATTTTGGATATGTTGAAAATTCGTGCTTCTTATGGTGAAATCGGTGATGATAATGTAAAAACACGTTGGTTGTATATGAACCAATGGGCTTACGGCGGAACCTCGTCTTTGGATGTAGATCGTGGTGAAAGCCCATATACTTGGTATCGTGAATCAGCAGTGGGTAATTCTGATGTGCATTGGGAGAAAGTAAAGAAATTGAATTTTGGTATTGATTACTCGTTTTTGGATGGTTTGTTTGCAGGTAGCGTGGAAGTCTTTCGTGATAAACGTACTGATATTCTGGTGGGTGGAAGTGATCGGGCTATTCCTTCTTATTTTGGTACTACAGCAGTTACTGCTAACTTAGGTAAGGTTAGAACCAAAGGTTATGAGTTGGAACTTCGTATCAACAAGACATTTTCCAATAAGATGCGCGTTTGGGCTAATATGAGCATGACCCATGCGGAGAATAAGATACTTGAAAAAGACGATGCTCCATTGTTGGCTGGGTATCAAAAGGTGGCTGGTTATGCCATTGGTCAGAATAAGGCATATATTGATAATGGATATTTGAATTCTTATGACGATGTAATTGGTAGCCCGCAGCATGATACAAACAATTCACAACGTCTTCCCGGAGACTATTATATTGTCGATTTCAATGGGGATGGTGTCGTCGACAGCAAGGACCAAGCTCCTTACGGTTACTCTGATACTCCACAGAACACATATAATGCTACTCTTGGCTTTGAGTGGAAAGGATTCAGCGCTTTTGTTCAGTTCTATGGTGTAAATAATGTGACTCGTGTCGTCCAGTTGACCAGTTTCGGCAGTCAGATGAATACGGTGTACGACCAGGGTAGCTGGTGGTCAGAGGCTGGCGATGCGGCCGATGTTGTAACTCCGCGCTGGTTGTCAAAGGTGAGCAGTTACAGTAATGGTACGCAATACTATTATGATGGTTCTTACATTCGTCTGAAAAATGCGGAGATAGCCTATACCTTTACAGATGGATGGGTGCGAAAACTCGGGGTGAAAAATTTGAAGATTTACTTAAATGGAAACAACTTATGGGTATGGTCTAAGATGCCGGACGACCGTGAATCGAATTTTGCAGGTTCGGGTAATCAAGGGGCGTATCCTACGGTGAAACGTTTCAACTTAGGTGTTAAATTTACATTATAATCAAAGTACTATGAGAAAAATATATAGAACTCTTTTATGCGGTAGCTTATTGCTCTTCTCGTTGGGATTTTCATCTTGTGAGGACTATCTGGACAAGGAAGCCGACTCTACTGTTTCAGAAGAAGAAGCATTTAAGAACTTTAGGAATTTTCAGGGGTTTATCGAGGAAATATACAACTGTATTCCTGATAAGGAGAAGAACAATTATACTACTTCCTGGAACTGGGGAGATGATGAAATATTCAACCCGGAAGGTGACAGCCACATGACGCATCAGGTCGATTTGGGTAACTTCCGTGCATGGTCTACCAATAATCAATGCTGGCTCTATCGTACCGGCAGTGATCCTACGGCTACTTATCATCCGAACAGTGACGGCAATGCTAAGTTTAAACATTCACTGTGGCCACATGCATGGTATTGTATACGTAAGGCTAACATCGGTATCGCTAATCTAGAAAGGTTAACGGAAGCTACGGATGAGGAGAAAAAACTGATTGCCGGTCAGCTTTATTTTTTCCGCGCATGGTGGCACTTTGAAATGATGCAATATTTTGGCGGCTTGCCTTATATTGATACAGTCTTATCTGCTACAGAGAAAATGTCTTTGCCACGTCTGAGTTATCAGGAATGTGCGGATAAAGCAGCAGCCGATTTCCGTATGGCAGCGGATTTGCTTCCTATTAATTGGGATAACACAACTGTTGGCAAACAAACCGCGGGTAAGAATGATTTGCGTATCAACAAGATTATGGCATTAGGCTATCTGGGCAAGAATTATCTTTGGGCTGCCAGTCCTCTGATGGAGCATGGTGCGCAGCTAGGTGGAAGCAATACTTACAATTACAATACAGAATATGCAAAAAAAGCAGCAGAGGCATTCGGAGAGTTACTGACACTTGTCGAAAGCGGGCAGACGCAATATGCATTGGCGCAGTTTGATTATAGTGATATTTACAATCATACCAAATCGGCATCTGCTTCTAATAGTTATTCTGAAATATTCTATACTACTGGTCAGAACTGGAAAATGCCGGGTACTACAGAAGCTATTTTCCGTGGTCCGTCCGAAGACTTCAACGGTAGTAACTGGAATATGACCAAATTGTGGGGACCTAAAATTTATGGTTTGGTTGAACATGATAATATCATCCACCAGCCTACCGCCAACTATGTGAATTTATATGGTATGGAGAACGGTTTGCCATTGAGTGAAGATGAAACAAAATCCGGTTTTAGAAAGAATTTTCCATTTAGAAATCGTGATGCCCGTTTTTATCATGACATAGTTTTCGACGGATTCCATTATGTCAATGCAGCTATTCCTGAAGCGGACAAGGAATTCTTGCGCTATTGCACCCTGTATACGGGCGGAGCTATGAGAGCCGTGGCCAATGCCAGCCGTACCGGCTATTTCATCCAGAAATTAGTACCGCATCAGGCTAATAAATATGACGGACTCTATAATTGGTCGGGTAACCTGCATACATACTTACCTTACATGCGTTTGGCGGATATTTATCTGATGTATGCTGAGGCTTGTGCGGCAGTAGACGGTGCTGCAGGTAAATCTACGAATTTTGGTAAAACG
The DNA window shown above is from Bacteroides faecium and carries:
- a CDS encoding SusC/RagA family TonB-linked outer membrane protein yields the protein MVMKNVTKKIQKIPYLFLLMLFSFVTASAQKGITVRGTVLDSNGETIIGASVTLKGNNSVGTISDIDGNFVLTIPNEKSTLVVSYVGMKPQEVKVVSKGLIKVVLEDDTKQLEEVVVVGYGQQKKASVVGAITQTTGKVLERAAGISDIGAALTGNLPGVITTQSSGMPGEEEPKITIRGTSSWNNSDPLVLVDGIERPMSSVDIASVQSISVLKDASATAVYGVKGANGVILVTTKRGTEGAAQINIAANATMKIPSKLPNKLDSYDALMARNMAIEHELSLYPDSWSYIKPQAIINKYRNPANLEEAERYPNVDWQDVLFKDYAMSYNANVNVSGGTRFVKYFASVDYVHEGDLFDVFDNGRDYNSGYGYDRINVRSNLDFQITKSTVFKVNVAGSNGYKKTPYNNSNYDSSADWSIAQQWAGAYNIAPDVFLPKYSDGSWGYYPNISNVTNSAENVSLGGTMTTTTTQITTDFALEQDLSFITKGLSARAMVSWDNTFVEWKRGINDLYNDAQHKWINPDTGEVSYKKSYDNNTGFDFMQGVMWNTEGGEVKNWATQRNLNYQAQLNWARSFGKHNVTLMGLFSRQETATGSEIPHYREDWAFRTTYNWADRYFIEYNGAYNGSEKFSKENRFAFFNSGAIGWMVSEEPFMKFLKERRILDMLKIRASYGEIGDDNVKTRWLYMNQWAYGGTSSLDVDRGESPYTWYRESAVGNSDVHWEKVKKLNFGIDYSFLDGLFAGSVEVFRDKRTDILVGGSDRAIPSYFGTTAVTANLGKVRTKGYELELRINKTFSNKMRVWANMSMTHAENKILEKDDAPLLAGYQKVAGYAIGQNKAYIDNGYLNSYDDVIGSPQHDTNNSQRLPGDYYIVDFNGDGVVDSKDQAPYGYSDTPQNTYNATLGFEWKGFSAFVQFYGVNNVTRVVQLTSFGSQMNTVYDQGSWWSEAGDAADVVTPRWLSKVSSYSNGTQYYYDGSYIRLKNAEIAYTFTDGWVRKLGVKNLKIYLNGNNLWVWSKMPDDRESNFAGSGNQGAYPTVKRFNLGVKFTL
- a CDS encoding RagB/SusD family nutrient uptake outer membrane protein — protein: MRKIYRTLLCGSLLLFSLGFSSCEDYLDKEADSTVSEEEAFKNFRNFQGFIEEIYNCIPDKEKNNYTTSWNWGDDEIFNPEGDSHMTHQVDLGNFRAWSTNNQCWLYRTGSDPTATYHPNSDGNAKFKHSLWPHAWYCIRKANIGIANLERLTEATDEEKKLIAGQLYFFRAWWHFEMMQYFGGLPYIDTVLSATEKMSLPRLSYQECADKAAADFRMAADLLPINWDNTTVGKQTAGKNDLRINKIMALGYLGKNYLWAASPLMEHGAQLGGSNTYNYNTEYAKKAAEAFGELLTLVESGQTQYALAQFDYSDIYNHTKSASASNSYSEIFYTTGQNWKMPGTTEAIFRGPSEDFNGSNWNMTKLWGPKIYGLVEHDNIIHQPTANYVNLYGMENGLPLSEDETKSGFRKNFPFRNRDARFYHDIVFDGFHYVNAAIPEADKEFLRYCTLYTGGAMRAVANASRTGYFIQKLVPHQANKYDGLYNWSGNLHTYLPYMRLADIYLMYAEACAAVDGAAGKSTNFGKTAEDAINTLRKRAGVGPVGGGEPGDEKGTLCPEYISNSQKFMDEVRRERAVELSFEGFRFNDLQRWLLLTEEPYTIKTSQEFERVENEDFYKNNDPAEAEVRNFREVTILKRVFGTKHYWFPLLDNDVYLYAEFPQNPGW